One Candidatus Marsarchaeota archaeon DNA segment encodes these proteins:
- a CDS encoding NFACT RNA binding domain-containing protein codes for MDVDIDFTKSAQDNANAYYEKAKKLERKRAGAEKAMAELEKRFEEAGAAQKVKKRSITTVTAKEWYEKFHWFLASNGMLAIGGRDARQNEAINSKHFDDNDLFFHSDIFGASVVVLKNGTGAPTAVREEAAQFAACYSSAWEKGLGTIDVYAMKRDQVGKLTNKGALGTGSFSLRGEREWYRGVRLALCLFVKDGRLNAVPAKTFEAMNGNEKPGTYVTVEQGSEKKSDAAKSIAAALDFNNIDAVMQQLPSGSFMVKKSGSGSLHA; via the coding sequence ATGGATGTTGACATAGACTTCACCAAGAGCGCGCAGGACAACGCCAATGCCTACTACGAGAAAGCCAAGAAGCTCGAGCGCAAGAGGGCAGGCGCGGAGAAAGCCATGGCGGAGCTGGAGAAGAGATTTGAGGAAGCCGGAGCTGCGCAGAAAGTTAAAAAGAGGAGCATAACTACAGTGACTGCGAAGGAATGGTACGAGAAGTTCCACTGGTTCCTTGCCAGCAACGGTATGCTCGCCATAGGGGGCCGCGATGCAAGGCAGAACGAAGCTATAAACTCCAAGCATTTCGATGACAACGATCTTTTCTTCCATTCGGACATATTCGGCGCCTCTGTCGTGGTGCTGAAGAACGGAACCGGCGCGCCAACAGCGGTCAGGGAAGAGGCCGCGCAGTTCGCCGCCTGCTATTCCAGCGCATGGGAGAAGGGCCTTGGCACGATAGACGTCTATGCCATGAAGCGCGACCAGGTGGGCAAGCTCACCAACAAAGGCGCGCTAGGGACAGGCAGCTTCTCGCTCAGAGGAGAGAGGGAATGGTACCGGGGCGTGAGGCTGGCTCTATGCCTGTTCGTAAAGGATGGCAGGCTCAATGCCGTGCCGGCCAAGACATTCGAGGCCATGAATGGAAATGAGAAGCCTGGCACATACGTAACGGTAGAGCAAGGCAGCGAGAAGAAGTCAGATGCAGCGAAAAGCATTGCGGCTGCTTTGGACTTCAACAATATAGATGCTGTAATGCAGCAGTTGCCGAGCGGCTCTTTCATGGTAAAGAAGTCAGGGAGTGGGAGCCTTCATGCGTAG
- a CDS encoding protein translocase SEC61 complex subunit gamma: MFTKASLRSFIQNSRHIINISYKPSQVEFNKSAKIIIFGILLIGVLGLVFAIVVSLIVTGTLSLI; this comes from the coding sequence ATGTTCACAAAGGCATCGCTCAGGAGCTTCATACAGAACTCGAGGCACATAATAAACATAAGCTACAAGCCCTCACAGGTGGAGTTCAACAAGAGCGCGAAGATAATAATATTTGGCATACTGCTTATCGGGGTGCTGGGCCTTGTATTCGCCATAGTTGTCTCGCTGATTGTTACCGGCACCTTGTCTCTGATATGA
- the thiI gene encoding tRNA 4-thiouridine(8) synthase ThiI — MYKYEHAVVHFGELWLKGRNREAFIRCLVSNIRTSLDGTGASIERMRDRLMVNVAEPAGMDEVLSRLGHVFGISWYAPVAIARRNADDAIAMAARLVDKGAKIRLEAHRSDKSVPFTSKDLVGEFLRRKNELQFTLDKDAKDTLFIEVTREGMLMHTQHIAGLGGLPVRVSGKAVVLMSGGIDSPVAAFYAMRRGLEPIYLHFHAFQSNDDVKGTKIPLILDILERYGPARTYYAPAHVFQSIAMKLPQKFELVLFKKFMLAVAERVALKEHAVAIVTGESLGQVASQTVKNLTASERSTKMFIMRPLIGMDKSEIIGVAKRIGTFELSVQKYRDVCSIRAKNPATGASAEAIGRLYKDSGMTSAVSQTLKRMGGAVRA; from the coding sequence ATGTACAAGTATGAGCATGCAGTTGTGCATTTCGGCGAGCTCTGGCTGAAGGGGAGGAACCGTGAAGCCTTCATACGGTGCCTAGTATCGAATATTCGCACGTCGCTCGATGGGACAGGCGCAAGCATAGAGAGGATGCGCGACAGGCTGATGGTGAACGTTGCTGAACCGGCAGGCATGGATGAGGTGCTGTCCAGGCTGGGCCACGTGTTCGGGATATCGTGGTACGCGCCTGTTGCCATTGCACGCAGGAATGCCGATGATGCCATTGCCATGGCAGCGCGCCTAGTAGACAAAGGAGCTAAGATCAGGCTTGAGGCGCACAGGTCCGACAAGAGCGTTCCATTCACGTCCAAGGATCTTGTCGGCGAATTCCTGCGCCGCAAAAACGAGCTTCAATTCACGCTCGACAAGGATGCCAAAGATACGCTCTTCATAGAGGTCACGCGCGAAGGCATGCTGATGCACACCCAACATATCGCAGGCCTGGGCGGGCTGCCAGTAAGAGTATCGGGCAAGGCTGTTGTGCTGATGTCAGGGGGCATAGATTCGCCGGTCGCGGCCTTCTACGCAATGCGCCGCGGCCTCGAGCCCATATACCTGCACTTCCATGCGTTCCAAAGCAATGACGATGTGAAGGGCACGAAGATACCGTTGATACTAGATATTTTGGAGCGCTACGGCCCTGCCAGGACCTACTATGCGCCTGCGCATGTCTTCCAGAGCATAGCAATGAAGCTGCCCCAGAAGTTCGAGCTCGTCCTGTTCAAGAAATTCATGCTGGCTGTTGCGGAGCGCGTGGCGCTAAAGGAGCATGCGGTCGCCATAGTGACCGGAGAGAGCCTTGGCCAGGTGGCTTCGCAGACGGTCAAGAATCTCACTGCGTCAGAGCGCAGCACCAAGATGTTCATAATGCGGCCGCTGATAGGGATGGACAAGTCCGAGATAATAGGTGTTGCAAAGCGCATCGGCACGTTCGAGCTATCGGTGCAGAAATACCGCGACGTCTGCTCCATACGCGCCAAGAACCCTGCAACTGGCGCATCAGCAGAGGCAATCGGCAGGCTCTACAAAGACTCAGGCATGACCAGCGCAGTCAGCCAAACCCTAAAAAGGATGGGTGGCGCAGTCAGGGCATAA